One stretch of Methanobrevibacter sp. DNA includes these proteins:
- a CDS encoding DUF368 domain-containing protein, translated as MGSADIVPGVSGGTIALITGIYGHLVEAISNIRFGFLKLLFKGDINGFINGLFDEIDFKFFIPLILGIGVAFLTLAKVVTYCMDNHTALTYAFFLGLIIASAVILFKKLNQINLKNIVFALIGCILTFIFVSLNPIAANHSILILFISGMIAICAMILPGISGSFLLLLLGQYKYMLNALHNFQIVEIVVFVVGALIGILGFSKILNFLLKNHEEVTMAFLIGVMIGSLRVPGVEILNSVGINFAGLFPCLIVAVIGFAIIIILETRFDYID; from the coding sequence ATGGGCTCTGCGGATATTGTTCCAGGGGTTTCAGGAGGAACAATTGCATTAATCACTGGAATTTATGGTCATTTAGTAGAAGCAATCAGTAACATTCGCTTTGGATTTTTAAAACTATTATTTAAAGGTGATATTAATGGTTTTATTAATGGTTTATTCGATGAAATTGATTTTAAATTTTTCATTCCATTGATTTTAGGTATTGGTGTGGCATTTTTAACCTTAGCAAAGGTTGTTACATATTGTATGGACAATCATACTGCACTCACATATGCATTTTTCTTAGGTTTAATTATTGCTTCTGCAGTAATTTTATTTAAAAAACTCAATCAAATTAACTTAAAAAATATTGTATTTGCTTTAATCGGTTGTATCTTAACGTTTATATTTGTAAGTTTAAATCCAATAGCTGCTAATCATTCAATACTTATATTGTTCATTTCCGGAATGATTGCAATTTGTGCAATGATTTTACCAGGTATTTCAGGATCATTCTTGTTATTACTTCTTGGACAATATAAATACATGTTAAATGCACTTCACAACTTCCAAATAGTTGAAATTGTTGTTTTTGTAGTTGGAGCATTAATTGGTATTCTTGGATTTTCTAAAATCTTAAATTTCTTACTTAAAAATCATGAAGAAGTAACCATGGCATTTCTCATTGGTGTAATGATTGGATCCTTAAGGGTTCCGGGTGTGGAAATTCTAAATTCAGTAGGAATAAACTTCGCAGGATTATTCCCATGTTTGATTGTTGCGGTAATTGGTTTTGCAATAATTATTATTTTGGAAACTAGATTTGATTACATCGATTAA
- the uvrA gene encoding excinuclease ABC subunit UvrA, with amino-acid sequence MTEDSKKQIVIKGAREHNLQDIDVSVPRDEFIVITGLSGSGKSSLAFDTIYAEGQRRYVESLSAYARQFLGQMKKPEMESIEGLSPAISIDQKTTRENPRSTVGTITEIYDYLRLLFARVGIPHCPNCGKEISQQTLGQIGDAIIEEGEGLKIQILAPIVRDKKGQHKDVFEDLRNKGFVRVRVDGEIRELEEEIDLAKTYRHSIDVVVDRLKTRMDVDFKRRLVDSLETASEFSEGLITVLFTGDDEDYEKKYSEHFACVDCGINFEELTPRMFSFNAPQGACPECNGIGSKMEIDPDLIVPDKTLTLNDGAIAPWSKSSTKENYYYQMLEAVSNHFHFSMDVPFEDLDKEYQNTILYGCDDKIPFTFKRRNKSYMVNRKFEGVIPRMERLYVETKSNYSRKYLSKFMSDRKCHVCGGKRLRPEVLAVTVGGKSIIDVCDMAIKDSYQFFQDLELTERENFIAKEVLKEIKERLSFLVEVGLDYLSMSRSSGTLSGGEAQRIRLATQIGSGLVGVLYILDEPSIGLHQRDNVKLIEALKRLKDLGNTLVVVEHDEETILSADYVVDIGPGAGEHGGKVVAQGTPLDIMNNPDSITGQYISRVKKIDIPKERRSGNGNYIKIIGAAQNNLKNIDVDIPLGKFTCVTGVSGSGKSSLINEILYKGVQGKLARKFTFAGKYDEIEGLENIDKVIAIDQKPIGRTPRSNPATYTGVFTDIRDLFANTPESKARGYKPGRFSFNVKGGRCEACSGDGIVQIEMHFLADVYVPCEVCGGKRYNEETLDIRYKGKNIYEVLEMTVEEALEFFENIPKITKKLQTLYDVGLGYMKIGQPATTLSGGEAQRIKLAKELSRTSTGKTLYILDEPTTGLHFADIKRLLEVLARLTDAGNSVVVIEHNLDVIKTADHIIDLGPEGGDGGGQVIATGTPEEIAEAGTYTGEFLEKMLNENITPYAKELVEDIGK; translated from the coding sequence ATGACTGAAGATTCTAAAAAACAGATTGTCATCAAAGGTGCACGTGAGCATAATTTGCAAGATATTGATGTTAGTGTTCCTCGTGATGAATTCATTGTAATTACTGGGCTAAGTGGATCTGGTAAGTCTTCATTAGCATTCGATACAATTTATGCTGAAGGACAGCGTAGATATGTTGAATCTTTATCTGCTTATGCAAGGCAATTCTTGGGTCAAATGAAAAAGCCTGAAATGGAATCCATCGAAGGATTGTCTCCAGCTATTTCAATTGACCAAAAGACTACAAGAGAAAATCCAAGGTCTACTGTAGGTACAATTACAGAAATCTATGATTACTTAAGATTATTGTTTGCAAGAGTTGGAATTCCTCATTGTCCTAATTGTGGAAAGGAGATATCTCAACAAACACTTGGCCAAATTGGTGATGCAATCATTGAAGAAGGTGAAGGACTTAAAATTCAAATATTGGCTCCTATTGTAAGGGATAAAAAAGGTCAACACAAGGATGTTTTTGAAGACTTAAGAAACAAAGGTTTTGTAAGAGTCCGTGTTGATGGTGAAATAAGGGAATTGGAAGAAGAAATCGACCTTGCAAAAACCTATAGACACAGTATTGATGTTGTGGTTGATAGGCTTAAAACAAGAATGGATGTTGATTTTAAAAGAAGATTAGTAGATTCTCTTGAAACTGCATCTGAATTCTCTGAAGGGTTAATTACAGTTTTATTCACTGGTGATGATGAGGATTATGAGAAAAAATATTCTGAGCATTTTGCTTGTGTTGACTGTGGAATAAACTTTGAGGAATTGACTCCAAGGATGTTTTCATTCAATGCACCACAAGGGGCTTGTCCTGAATGTAATGGTATTGGTTCTAAAATGGAAATTGATCCGGATTTAATTGTTCCCGACAAGACATTAACATTAAATGATGGGGCTATTGCACCTTGGTCAAAATCTTCAACAAAAGAAAATTATTATTATCAAATGCTTGAAGCAGTTTCTAATCATTTCCATTTCAGTATGGATGTTCCATTTGAAGATTTGGATAAAGAATATCAAAATACTATTCTTTATGGTTGTGATGATAAGATTCCATTCACTTTTAAAAGAAGAAATAAATCCTACATGGTAAATCGTAAATTTGAAGGAGTTATTCCAAGAATGGAACGTTTATATGTTGAAACTAAGTCTAACTATTCAAGAAAATATCTCTCAAAATTCATGTCTGATAGAAAATGTCATGTTTGTGGAGGTAAAAGGCTCAGACCTGAAGTATTGGCAGTTACTGTGGGTGGAAAATCAATCATTGATGTCTGTGATATGGCAATTAAAGATTCATATCAATTCTTCCAAGATTTGGAATTAACTGAAAGGGAAAATTTCATTGCAAAAGAAGTTTTAAAAGAAATTAAAGAACGTTTAAGCTTTTTAGTTGAAGTGGGTCTTGATTACTTGTCCATGTCTAGATCTTCTGGTACTTTATCCGGTGGTGAAGCTCAAAGGATTAGATTAGCTACTCAAATAGGTTCTGGTCTTGTAGGTGTTTTATACATTTTAGATGAACCAAGTATAGGTCTTCATCAAAGAGATAATGTAAAGCTTATTGAAGCACTTAAAAGACTTAAAGATTTGGGAAATACTCTTGTTGTTGTAGAACACGATGAAGAAACCATTTTGTCAGCAGATTATGTTGTGGACATTGGTCCGGGAGCTGGTGAACATGGTGGTAAGGTTGTTGCTCAAGGAACTCCATTAGATATTATGAACAATCCTGATTCAATTACTGGTCAATATATCTCAAGAGTTAAAAAAATAGATATTCCTAAAGAAAGAAGATCTGGAAATGGTAATTACATAAAAATCATTGGTGCTGCTCAGAACAACCTCAAAAATATAGATGTGGATATTCCATTAGGTAAATTTACTTGTGTAACTGGTGTTAGTGGCTCAGGTAAAAGTAGTTTGATTAATGAAATTCTATACAAAGGAGTCCAAGGAAAATTAGCTAGAAAATTTACTTTTGCAGGTAAATATGATGAAATTGAAGGATTGGAAAACATTGACAAGGTTATTGCAATAGACCAAAAACCTATTGGAAGAACTCCTCGTTCTAATCCTGCAACTTATACTGGAGTATTTACTGATATTCGTGATTTATTTGCTAATACTCCAGAATCTAAAGCAAGAGGTTACAAACCTGGAAGATTCTCATTTAATGTTAAAGGTGGAAGATGTGAAGCATGTTCTGGTGATGGTATTGTTCAAATTGAAATGCACTTTTTAGCAGACGTATATGTTCCATGTGAAGTATGTGGTGGTAAAAGATACAATGAAGAGACTTTGGATATTAGATACAAAGGTAAAAATATCTATGAAGTCTTAGAAATGACTGTTGAAGAAGCATTAGAATTCTTTGAAAATATTCCAAAAATCACTAAAAAACTTCAGACTTTATATGATGTTGGATTAGGTTACATGAAGATTGGTCAACCTGCAACAACATTATCTGGTGGGGAAGCTCAAAGAATCAAATTGGCTAAGGAGTTATCTAGAACTAGTACTGGTAAAACATTATACATTTTAGATGAACCTACTACTGGTCTTCACTTTGCAGATATTAAAAGATTGCTTGAAGTTTTAGCAAGATTGACTGATGCAGGTAATTCAGTTGTTGTTATTGAACACAATTTGGATGTTATTAAAACTGCTGATCATATTATTGATTTAGGTCCTGAAGGTGGTGATGGTGGTGGTCAGGTAATTGCTACCGGAACTCCTGAAGAGATAGCTGAAGCTGGAACTTATACAGGTGAGTTTTTAGAAAAAATGCTTAATGAGAATATCACTCCTTATGCAAAAGAACTAGTTGAAGATATTGGCAAATAG
- a CDS encoding ribose-phosphate diphosphokinase, producing the protein MIIGGSSSQDLAASVARELGEELCYVETRKFPDGERYLRITEDVEGKEVTVIQSTGYPQDENLMELLFMVSNLKDLGAKKVKVVVPYMGYARQEKRFNPGETVSAKIVCDLIQTAGADEFITFNIHEVCVLKFFDIPARNLSAMPAIAEYLDKKFFRKEDLKPLIVAPDKGAYGFAQEISEIIGCDCTYLTKVRLGPDKVETKIVDVRCDSESDNTVNIDSVKGMHAIIVDDIIATGGTIVNAINILKQYGASAVDVCCVHPILTNNGATRIYSAGAGKIIGTNTLSSDTSRVSVAKSIADALRE; encoded by the coding sequence ATGATTATAGGTGGTTCATCTTCACAAGATTTAGCTGCTAGTGTAGCACGTGAACTTGGAGAAGAATTATGTTATGTAGAAACTAGAAAGTTTCCGGATGGAGAAAGATATTTGAGAATTACTGAAGATGTTGAAGGCAAAGAAGTAACTGTTATTCAATCAACAGGATATCCTCAAGATGAAAATTTAATGGAATTGTTATTTATGGTATCTAATCTTAAAGATTTAGGTGCTAAAAAGGTGAAAGTTGTAGTTCCATATATGGGATATGCAAGACAAGAAAAACGTTTCAACCCTGGTGAAACAGTTTCTGCTAAAATTGTATGTGATTTAATCCAAACAGCAGGTGCTGACGAATTTATCACATTTAATATTCATGAAGTTTGTGTTTTAAAATTCTTTGATATTCCAGCAAGAAACTTGTCTGCAATGCCGGCAATTGCTGAATATTTGGATAAAAAATTCTTCAGAAAAGAAGATCTCAAACCATTAATTGTTGCTCCTGATAAAGGTGCATACGGATTTGCACAAGAAATCTCAGAAATTATCGGTTGTGACTGTACTTATTTGACTAAAGTACGTTTAGGACCAGATAAAGTTGAAACTAAAATCGTAGATGTAAGATGTGACAGTGAAAGTGATAATACTGTTAATATTGATTCCGTAAAAGGAATGCACGCAATCATTGTAGATGATATTATTGCAACTGGTGGAACTATTGTTAATGCAATCAATATTTTAAAACAATATGGTGCATCTGCTGTTGATGTATGCTGTGTTCACCCAATATTAACCAATAATGGTGCGACCAGAATCTATTCTGCTGGTGCGGGTAAAATTATCGGAACTAATACATTATCTTCTGACACTTCACGTGTATCTGTTGCTAAAAGTATAGCTGATGCATTGAGGGAATAA
- a CDS encoding P-II family nitrogen regulator translates to MKRIIAVIREEMFEPVKVALLEAGCEGMNVSTVKGRGRQAGIKESYRGSSYCIDLIPKTRVELIVKEEDLDRIIDVILENARTGDIGDGKIFVSDVEEVIRIRTGERGSDAV, encoded by the coding sequence ATGAAAAGAATCATTGCAGTAATTCGTGAAGAAATGTTTGAACCTGTTAAAGTAGCACTCTTGGAAGCTGGCTGTGAAGGTATGAACGTTTCTACTGTAAAAGGAAGAGGAAGACAAGCAGGTATTAAAGAATCTTACAGAGGTTCTAGCTATTGTATAGATTTAATTCCAAAAACAAGAGTTGAATTAATTGTCAAAGAAGAAGATTTGGATAGAATTATAGATGTTATTCTTGAAAATGCTAGAACTGGAGATATCGGGGATGGGAAAATATTTGTTTCCGATGTTGAAGAGGTTATTAGAATCAGAACTGGTGAGAGAGGTTCTGATGCTGTTTAG
- the uvrB gene encoding excinuclease ABC subunit UvrB, protein MKEFKLNSPYKPLGDQPKAINSLAEGIKNGVREQTLLGVTGSGKTFTMANVIEKVQKPTLVISHNKTLAAQLYEEFKEFFPDNAVEYFVSYYDYYQPEAYVPRTDTFIDKEASINDDIDIMRHSATQSLLSRDDVIVVSSVSCIYGIGSPEDYGEFAFGISVGDIYDRSEIIARLVFMQYERNDIEFARGQFRVRGDVIEINPVHGTPPIRIELFGDEIDVISLIDKVTGKKQESLKRYMIFPAKHFVVGQDKMDDALTKISNELEERLSELNAMGKLLEAQRLEQRTRFDIEMLKEMGYCPGIENYSMHLSGRTWGDRPYSLLQYFPDDFLTIIDESHVTVPQIRGMYNGDRARKQTLVDYGFRLPSAKENRPLRFDEFESSTNQVIYVSATPAAYELAKSRNVVEQIIRPTGLVDPEVVIRPVEGQVEDLLKEVKATAEKDERILVTTLTKRMAEDLTDYYARIGVKVRYMHSEIDTLERIEIVDDLRRGKFDVLVGVNLLREGLDLPEVSLVAILDADKEGFLRNETSLIQTIGRAARNVNGRVIMYVDDMTDSVRNAYDTTMKRRKLQMKYNEVHGITPTSTQRTLKEKLADENEKYKGVSGSDVEKMPKDELRLLIKDIEKDMKEAASRLDFERAAELRNKLYALKGMDK, encoded by the coding sequence ATGAAAGAATTCAAGCTAAACTCACCTTATAAACCATTAGGTGATCAACCAAAAGCCATTAACTCTTTAGCTGAAGGTATAAAAAATGGAGTAAGAGAACAAACACTTTTGGGTGTTACTGGTTCGGGTAAGACTTTTACAATGGCAAATGTCATTGAAAAAGTCCAAAAACCTACTCTTGTTATTTCTCACAACAAAACTTTGGCTGCACAATTATATGAAGAATTTAAAGAATTTTTCCCAGATAATGCAGTTGAATATTTTGTCAGCTATTATGATTATTATCAGCCTGAAGCTTATGTTCCAAGAACAGACACTTTTATAGACAAAGAAGCTTCAATCAATGATGATATTGATATTATGAGGCATTCTGCAACTCAATCATTGTTGTCAAGAGATGATGTAATTGTTGTAAGTAGTGTGAGCTGTATTTATGGTATAGGTTCTCCTGAAGATTATGGTGAATTTGCTTTTGGAATTTCTGTCGGCGATATCTACGACAGATCAGAAATTATTGCTCGTTTAGTCTTCATGCAATATGAACGTAATGATATTGAATTTGCTCGTGGTCAATTTAGAGTCCGTGGGGATGTCATTGAAATTAATCCAGTTCATGGAACTCCACCAATTCGAATTGAACTATTTGGTGATGAAATAGATGTCATTAGTTTAATTGATAAAGTAACAGGAAAAAAACAGGAATCACTTAAAAGATACATGATTTTCCCTGCAAAGCACTTTGTTGTTGGCCAAGACAAAATGGATGATGCATTAACAAAAATTTCAAATGAGCTTGAAGAAAGACTTTCTGAGTTAAATGCTATGGGCAAGCTATTGGAAGCTCAAAGATTGGAACAGAGAACTCGTTTTGATATAGAAATGCTTAAAGAAATGGGATATTGTCCTGGAATTGAAAATTACTCCATGCATTTGTCCGGACGTACTTGGGGAGATAGACCATATTCTCTTTTACAATATTTCCCAGATGATTTCTTAACAATCATTGATGAATCTCACGTTACTGTACCTCAGATTAGAGGAATGTATAATGGAGATAGGGCTCGTAAGCAAACTTTAGTTGATTATGGTTTTAGATTGCCTTCTGCTAAGGAAAATCGTCCTTTGAGATTTGATGAATTTGAATCATCAACTAATCAAGTGATTTATGTATCTGCAACACCTGCTGCATATGAACTTGCAAAATCAAGAAATGTGGTTGAGCAGATTATTAGGCCAACCGGACTTGTGGATCCTGAAGTTGTCATTAGGCCTGTTGAGGGTCAAGTTGAAGATTTGCTTAAAGAAGTTAAAGCAACTGCTGAAAAAGATGAAAGAATATTGGTTACAACATTAACTAAAAGAATGGCAGAAGATTTAACTGATTATTATGCACGTATTGGTGTTAAAGTAAGATATATGCATTCTGAGATTGATACTTTAGAAAGGATTGAAATTGTTGATGATTTGAGACGTGGTAAATTTGATGTATTGGTTGGTGTAAATCTCTTAAGGGAAGGTTTAGATTTGCCTGAAGTATCTCTTGTAGCTATTTTGGATGCGGATAAAGAAGGATTTTTAAGAAATGAAACTTCATTGATTCAAACTATTGGACGTGCTGCAAGAAACGTCAATGGTCGTGTAATTATGTATGTTGATGATATGACTGATTCTGTTAGAAATGCATATGATACAACAATGAAAAGACGCAAGCTCCAAATGAAATACAATGAGGTTCATGGAATAACTCCTACATCTACTCAGAGAACATTAAAAGAAAAATTAGCTGATGAAAATGAAAAGTATAAAGGAGTTAGTGGATCTGATGTTGAAAAAATGCCTAAAGATGAGCTTCGCTTACTTATTAAAGATATAGAAAAAGATATGAAAGAGGCTGCTTCAAGATTGGACTTTGAAAGGGCAGCTGAATTAAGAAATAAACTTTATGCATTAAAGGGTATGGATAAATAA
- a CDS encoding GNAT family N-acetyltransferase, translated as MIFKTERLTLRQWKEEDAECLFHFAQNPKVGPIAGWPPHESVEESLNIIKTVFSKKETYAIVLDDIPIGCVGLLFHPDCNHYWGDDSAELGYWIGEEYWGNGYAVEASELLVKRAFDDLGVKQIYATYRCENNQSCRVLEKLGFKYFNDLTNVNYLGEEFSEIAMLLKK; from the coding sequence ATGATTTTTAAAACTGAACGTCTTACTTTAAGGCAGTGGAAGGAGGAAGATGCGGAGTGTTTATTTCATTTTGCCCAAAATCCAAAAGTGGGTCCAATAGCTGGATGGCCGCCACATGAAAGTGTTGAAGAGAGTTTAAATATTATTAAAACAGTTTTTTCAAAAAAAGAAACTTATGCTATTGTTTTAGATGATATTCCAATTGGCTGTGTTGGATTATTGTTCCATCCTGACTGCAATCATTACTGGGGTGATGACTCTGCAGAACTTGGATATTGGATTGGAGAGGAATATTGGGGAAATGGGTATGCAGTTGAAGCATCAGAACTATTAGTTAAAAGAGCATTTGATGATTTGGGTGTAAAACAGATTTATGCAACATACAGGTGTGAGAACAATCAATCATGTAGAGTTCTAGAAAAGTTAGGTTTTAAATATTTCAATGATTTGACAAATGTCAATTATTTGGGTGAAGAATTTAGTGAAATTGCCATGTTGCTTAAAAAATAA
- a CDS encoding ammonium transporter: MMVLSTGNTAWMLIATIMVLLMSVPGIAFFYGGLSKRKNVLNSMFLSLIAFAVVSILWIIYGYQFAFSDVSFAGLVGIPKTLIMEGIGVDSLTGTIPTFVFAGFQLTFAGLTAAVVSGAIVGRMKTKAWVIFIILWATLVYVPICHWIWGGGWLMNLGAIDFAGGVAVEVNSGFSALALALILGKRKDTSLLPHNLGYSILGAGFLWFGWMGFNGGSALAANGLAGSAILVSNTAAAVAMIVWLILDVFNDGKPTVLGAITGAVAGLVAITPAAGFVSLSGAIIIGLGASLISYYAVYYIKTKFGYDDALDVFGVHGLSGVWGLIATGLFAAPSINGVAGLFYGNPGQLTIQLIAVVATIVYSFTVSYIIGKVLDIVIGLRVDDKEEIRGLDSALHEESGYRI, from the coding sequence ATTATGGTTTTAAGTACAGGAAACACTGCATGGATGCTCATTGCAACAATTATGGTTTTATTGATGAGTGTTCCAGGTATTGCATTTTTTTATGGTGGTTTATCAAAAAGGAAAAACGTATTGAACTCAATGTTTTTATCTTTAATTGCATTTGCAGTTGTCAGTATCCTTTGGATTATTTATGGTTATCAATTTGCATTTTCTGATGTGAGTTTTGCCGGTTTGGTTGGAATTCCTAAAACATTAATTATGGAAGGAATTGGTGTTGATTCTTTAACTGGAACAATTCCAACATTTGTTTTTGCTGGATTTCAATTAACTTTTGCAGGATTGACTGCTGCTGTTGTATCTGGTGCAATTGTTGGAAGAATGAAAACAAAAGCTTGGGTAATATTTATTATTTTATGGGCAACATTGGTTTATGTTCCAATATGTCACTGGATTTGGGGTGGCGGATGGTTAATGAACCTTGGAGCTATTGATTTTGCAGGAGGGGTTGCAGTTGAAGTTAACTCTGGTTTTTCAGCTCTTGCTCTTGCTTTGATACTTGGAAAAAGAAAAGATACTTCCTTGCTTCCTCATAACTTAGGATATTCAATTTTAGGTGCTGGATTCTTATGGTTTGGATGGATGGGATTCAATGGAGGATCAGCTCTTGCAGCTAATGGATTAGCAGGTTCTGCAATACTTGTTTCAAATACTGCTGCTGCAGTTGCAATGATTGTTTGGTTGATTTTGGATGTTTTCAACGATGGAAAACCAACCGTGTTAGGAGCAATCACTGGTGCAGTTGCAGGTCTTGTTGCAATTACTCCTGCAGCAGGTTTTGTTTCACTCTCAGGTGCTATAATTATTGGTTTAGGTGCATCTTTAATATCTTACTATGCAGTTTATTATATTAAAACCAAATTCGGTTATGATGATGCTTTGGATGTATTTGGTGTTCACGGACTTTCAGGTGTGTGGGGATTAATTGCTACTGGTTTATTTGCTGCACCTTCAATTAATGGTGTTGCAGGTTTATTTTATGGAAATCCTGGTCAATTAACAATTCAATTAATTGCAGTTGTTGCAACAATTGTATATTCATTTACAGTAAGTTATATTATAGGAAAAGTATTAGATATTGTAATAGGATTAAGAGTAGATGACAAAGAAGAAATAAGAGGTCTTGACTCTGCATTACACGAAGAATCAGGATACAGAATTTAA
- a CDS encoding zinc ribbon domain-containing protein: MTRLCKNCGFENQDDYDFCAKCGTPLVEGLKPRQFKVYRAQDLQVNKKALIAAYIATIFLSWSGFFIGLISKNTIFATFTFFGFFMPFFLVQSRHPTLKKHGLIMMAISFVGVALSFYVMLY, encoded by the coding sequence ATGACTAGATTATGTAAAAATTGCGGATTTGAAAATCAAGATGATTATGATTTTTGTGCCAAATGTGGTACTCCATTGGTTGAAGGTTTAAAACCTAGGCAATTTAAGGTTTATAGAGCACAAGATCTTCAAGTTAATAAAAAAGCGTTGATTGCAGCTTATATTGCTACTATATTTTTATCCTGGAGCGGATTTTTCATTGGTTTAATTTCAAAAAATACTATTTTTGCTACATTCACATTTTTTGGATTTTTCATGCCATTTTTCTTAGTGCAATCAAGGCATCCAACTCTTAAAAAGCATGGTTTAATAATGATGGCTATTTCATTTGTGGGAGTAGCACTATCATTTTACGTTATGTTGTATTAA